The genomic interval AACGGACTGGTTGAGACTTTGCTCTGATCCGCGGGTGAGCGCAGCATTAAGCGGATCGCCCCCCGCTCGGCAGCGATGACCAGCGGCCGGGCCTGCTCCACCGTCACCGCCAGCGTGACCGTTTTGCTTTCGGTTTTCTTCGTGTCACTGGACGCCCCGTCCCCTTTTCCACCCGGACTGGTTTCCTGGAGGTTCGTCCCCACCGCCAGCACCTCAATGTCCTGCAGGCTAACTACAGTATAGGTCTTTTTGTCGCCGCCTTTTCCATCTGTTAAATCAACCGTGGCCACCACGTCCACCCGGTCGCCTGGTTTCAACATGCCGCCGACCCCGCTCACTTCATTGACCGCCACCGCGACCGCTCGCTTACCAACCGGCACGCGATAAGCCAACCCCTGCCGGGTCTCCCCGGGCCGGACCACCTGGCTCTTCAGCAGTTCCTCCCCGCTCACCACCGGGATCAGGGTCAGTTGGCCAACAGCCTCCTTCAAGTCAGAGA from Bacillota bacterium carries:
- the cpaB gene encoding Flp pilus assembly protein CpaB — translated: MKLRTVITAAVIFGLLTAVFVYTYLNNLKKSMDHGEKVKVVVAKQDLQARTLITAAMVEEVERPKEFVHAQAFSDLKEAVGQLTLIPVVSGEELLKSQVVRPGETRQGLAYRVPVGKRAVAVAVNEVSGVGGMLKPGDRVDVVATVDLTDGKGGDKKTYTVVSLQDIEVLAVGTNLQETSPGGKGDGASSDTKKTESKTVTLAVTVEQARPLVIAAERGAIRLMLRSPADQSKVSTSPFELHDLLQVN